From Desulfobacterales bacterium, the proteins below share one genomic window:
- a CDS encoding Hsp70 family protein gives MTDPAYIIGIDLGTTNSIVAYTEADSESAADIRIFRIPQLVDVGVVESRDILPSFIYVPGRHEMADEALTLPWNSRNHLIVGEFARNRGAEVPNRLIASSKSWLCNTHVDRNKPILPWDAPEDAERLSPIEASAMILSHIRDAWNYEMADADDRLCMENQEILLTVPASFDAVARELTVQAAESAGIPNITLLEEPQAAFYSWIEAAGDQWRKRVERGDLVLVCDIGGGTTDFSTIRISEADGELILERIAVGEHLLVGGDNMDLTLAYAIARKLAESGNKLDSWQIRGVVQSCRNAKEQILSDPNVSEYPVTVLGRGSSLIGGTMRASLVRDELESVIVEGFFPVCEASAAPQRQQKVGLQEAGLSYESDPAVTRHMAKFISQHQAGPSPDARELPTAILFNGGVMKPKAIRRRIMEVLNSWMPAASESSIRTLDAESFDLAVARGAAYYGLARRGKGIRIRGGLNKTYYVAVAASMPAVPGMPAPVKALCVAPFGTEEGTDLYVSDQVFTLVVGEPVRFDFLGSIVRQSDPAGSIIEDWQGEIEEITTIETILDGEPGTAIQVTLEIKVTEIGTLELWCADVSGDQRWKLEFNVREQE, from the coding sequence TTGACAGACCCGGCATATATTATCGGAATTGATTTAGGAACGACCAACAGCATTGTCGCCTATACGGAAGCCGACTCTGAATCTGCCGCGGATATCCGCATTTTCCGGATTCCGCAGCTGGTGGATGTGGGCGTGGTTGAGAGCCGTGATATCCTGCCCTCATTTATCTATGTGCCCGGCCGCCATGAGATGGCGGACGAGGCACTGACCCTGCCATGGAACTCGCGAAATCATTTGATTGTCGGTGAATTCGCCCGCAACCGCGGGGCCGAGGTCCCCAACCGGCTGATTGCCTCGAGCAAATCCTGGCTCTGCAATACCCATGTGGATCGGAATAAACCGATTCTGCCCTGGGATGCGCCGGAGGATGCGGAGCGATTATCCCCCATCGAGGCATCGGCCATGATTCTTTCCCATATTCGGGATGCCTGGAATTACGAAATGGCGGATGCGGATGATCGGCTTTGCATGGAAAACCAGGAAATTCTTCTGACTGTGCCGGCGTCCTTTGATGCCGTAGCCCGGGAACTCACCGTACAGGCGGCCGAATCCGCGGGTATCCCAAATATTACCCTGCTGGAAGAGCCTCAGGCGGCTTTCTATTCCTGGATTGAGGCGGCCGGCGATCAGTGGCGGAAGCGGGTGGAGAGGGGGGATCTGGTCCTGGTCTGCGATATCGGCGGCGGCACCACGGACTTCAGCACGATTCGGATTTCCGAAGCCGATGGGGAGCTCATCCTTGAGCGGATCGCCGTTGGCGAGCATCTGCTGGTGGGTGGCGACAATATGGATCTAACCCTGGCTTATGCCATCGCCCGGAAACTGGCCGAATCCGGCAACAAACTCGATTCCTGGCAGATTCGGGGGGTAGTGCAGAGCTGCAGAAATGCCAAGGAACAGATCCTTTCCGATCCGAATGTCAGTGAATACCCGGTCACTGTGCTGGGCCGCGGCAGCAGCCTGATCGGCGGCACCATGCGCGCCTCTCTGGTCCGTGATGAACTGGAATCTGTGATCGTGGAGGGTTTCTTTCCCGTTTGCGAGGCCTCCGCCGCGCCCCAACGCCAGCAGAAAGTCGGGCTTCAGGAGGCCGGGCTTTCCTATGAGTCCGATCCGGCCGTGACCCGCCACATGGCCAAATTCATAAGCCAGCACCAGGCCGGCCCCTCACCGGATGCCCGCGAATTGCCGACCGCCATTTTATTCAACGGCGGGGTGATGAAGCCAAAGGCGATCCGCCGGCGCATCATGGAAGTTCTAAATTCCTGGATGCCAGCCGCATCCGAGTCTTCCATCCGCACCCTGGATGCCGAATCCTTTGACCTGGCCGTCGCCCGGGGCGCGGCCTATTACGGGCTTGCCCGCCGGGGAAAAGGCATCCGGATCCGGGGCGGACTGAATAAAACCTATTACGTGGCTGTTGCCGCCTCAATGCCGGCGGTGCCGGGTATGCCGGCCCCGGTCAAAGCCCTTTGCGTGGCCCCGTTCGGTACAGAAGAGGGCACGGATTTGTATGTTTCCGATCAGGTGTTTACCCTCGTTGTAGGGGAACCGGTGCGCTTCGATTTTCTGGGCTCCATCGTCCGGCAGTCGGATCCGGCCGGCAGCATCATCGAGGACTGGCAGGGCGAAATCGAGGAGATCACCACCATCGAGACGATACTCGATGGCGAGCCCGGCACGGCCATTCAGGTGACCCTGGAAATCAAGGTTACTGAAATCGGTACCCTTGAACTCTGGTGCGCCGATGTTTCAGGCGACCAGCGGTGGAAGCTGGAATTTAACGTCCGGGAGCAGGAATAA
- a CDS encoding Hsp70 family protein produces the protein MAGEQRYIIGIDLGTTNSAVSYVDLEAEESKNRGIKLFKIPQLTGLGEVSALPVLPSFCYLPGKYDISEDAIKLPWQADDDHFAGTLARDHGAKIPSRLVSSAKSWLCHSQADRRARILPWGAGEEIPKISPVQATAAYLKHIRLAWNSRQGDNDDLYLENQMVMVTVPASFDEVARDLTIEAANMAGIKHITLLEEPLAAFYSWLIKHEKKWRDFIQPGELVLVCDVGGGTTDFTLITLRETEGSPRFERIAVGDHLILGGDNIDLALARHVEQQFHSRQPLSNERWKTLCHLCRQAKENILDQGTETETITMMGEGTGLIAGTLTARLDRPTLEKILLEGFFAKAAPAEKADQPPKKGISEFGLPYESDPAITRHIGMFLEKHKDDIRNFLGERSAFPDLILFNGGTLKSSLVQEQIRKTIRHWFDIKDQQGPRVLENPNPDLAVALGASYYGLVKTGIGVRVGSGSPRSYYLGFTRTTDSVAKEKAAICLVERGVDEGSTISLPEDRKFEVLTNQPVSFELYSSSFRSGDRCGDVLPIDETLTPLPPLQTVIQFGQKGKKTTLPVAIEAEYTEMGVLALWCRSVSTNHRWRLQFQLRDTDAAKTVGETEVFEAERVDQAIQAVRHAFAKDTAAAELSGIIKRIAKIVERPKEKWPLGFIRQVADEALAVAAARKNSAEHEIRWLNLSGFCMRPGLGDGMDGQRMKSLWKLYKPGVTFKKNAQAKAEWWILWRRVAAGLNSGQQRQIFQDIRPMLLPKKNTKVRLEAQERLELWMAAANLERLMVKDKIELGRQLLSELHPKKTKPQLFWTLSRIGAREMLYGPVDRVIPPDEAAGWIKKLLQTEWKNPRPIGSALTLMARKTGDRARDIPSDFEEQVVDYLTRHEMTGQIQPVTRVISLEKQDETEIFGESLPSGIVLQA, from the coding sequence ATGGCTGGCGAGCAGCGCTATATCATCGGCATTGATCTGGGAACGACCAATTCCGCGGTCTCATATGTGGATCTTGAAGCTGAAGAATCCAAAAACCGGGGCATCAAGCTGTTTAAAATACCTCAGTTGACCGGACTGGGCGAAGTAAGCGCCCTGCCGGTCCTGCCGTCTTTCTGTTATCTTCCCGGCAAGTACGATATTTCAGAGGATGCGATAAAACTTCCCTGGCAGGCGGATGATGACCATTTTGCCGGCACCCTGGCCCGGGACCATGGGGCAAAAATCCCATCCCGGCTGGTATCCTCTGCCAAAAGCTGGCTCTGCCACAGTCAGGCCGACCGCCGGGCCCGGATCCTTCCCTGGGGCGCGGGCGAAGAGATTCCCAAAATTTCGCCGGTGCAGGCTACTGCCGCGTATCTCAAACATATCCGACTGGCCTGGAACAGCCGGCAGGGCGACAACGACGACCTGTATCTGGAAAATCAAATGGTCATGGTGACCGTGCCCGCCTCATTTGACGAGGTGGCCCGGGACCTTACCATTGAAGCCGCCAATATGGCGGGGATTAAACATATTACCCTGCTTGAGGAACCTTTGGCGGCCTTTTACAGCTGGCTGATCAAGCATGAAAAAAAATGGCGGGATTTCATTCAGCCCGGCGAACTTGTGCTGGTCTGTGATGTGGGCGGCGGAACCACGGATTTCACCCTGATCACCCTCAGAGAAACAGAGGGCTCGCCGCGGTTTGAGCGGATCGCCGTGGGCGATCATCTGATCCTGGGCGGTGATAATATTGATCTGGCCCTGGCCCGGCATGTGGAGCAGCAGTTTCACAGCCGTCAGCCGCTCTCCAATGAACGCTGGAAGACCCTTTGCCATTTATGCCGACAGGCCAAGGAAAATATTTTAGATCAGGGTACGGAGACAGAAACCATCACCATGATGGGCGAGGGCACGGGTTTAATCGCCGGGACCCTCACCGCCCGGCTGGATCGGCCAACTCTTGAAAAAATTTTGCTTGAAGGGTTTTTCGCAAAGGCGGCCCCCGCGGAAAAAGCCGACCAGCCCCCCAAAAAGGGGATTTCCGAATTCGGGCTGCCCTATGAATCCGACCCCGCCATTACCCGGCATATCGGCATGTTCCTTGAGAAACACAAGGATGACATCCGTAACTTCCTGGGTGAGCGATCCGCGTTTCCGGATTTAATCCTTTTTAACGGCGGAACCCTTAAATCCAGCCTGGTTCAGGAACAGATCCGGAAAACCATTCGTCACTGGTTTGACATAAAGGACCAGCAGGGACCGCGCGTCCTTGAAAACCCCAATCCGGACCTGGCGGTAGCACTGGGCGCCTCCTACTACGGTCTGGTTAAAACCGGAATCGGCGTACGCGTGGGCAGCGGCAGTCCGCGCTCATATTATCTGGGATTTACCCGGACAACCGATTCCGTGGCAAAAGAGAAAGCCGCGATATGCCTGGTAGAGCGGGGCGTGGATGAAGGATCCACGATTTCCCTGCCGGAAGACCGGAAATTCGAAGTGCTTACCAACCAGCCGGTCAGTTTTGAGCTCTACAGTTCAAGCTTCCGCTCAGGCGACAGGTGCGGAGATGTCCTGCCCATCGACGAAACGCTGACCCCTCTGCCGCCCTTGCAAACCGTGATCCAGTTCGGTCAGAAAGGCAAAAAAACCACTCTGCCGGTGGCCATAGAGGCAGAATACACGGAAATGGGGGTTCTGGCCCTGTGGTGCCGCTCGGTTTCCACCAATCACCGGTGGCGGCTTCAGTTTCAGCTCCGGGATACGGATGCCGCAAAGACGGTCGGAGAAACCGAGGTGTTTGAAGCCGAACGGGTGGACCAGGCGATTCAGGCGGTTCGCCATGCCTTTGCCAAAGATACGGCCGCGGCCGAGCTTTCCGGCATAATAAAGCGCATTGCCAAAATCGTGGAACGCCCCAAGGAAAAATGGCCGCTGGGCTTTATCCGGCAAGTGGCGGATGAGGCGCTGGCAGTGGCGGCAGCCCGGAAAAATTCGGCGGAACACGAAATCCGGTGGCTGAATTTGAGCGGCTTCTGCATGCGTCCCGGGCTTGGGGACGGTATGGACGGCCAGCGGATGAAGTCCTTGTGGAAGCTCTATAAACCCGGGGTGACATTTAAAAAAAATGCCCAGGCCAAGGCCGAATGGTGGATCCTGTGGCGCCGGGTGGCGGCAGGGTTGAACTCCGGCCAGCAGCGGCAGATTTTTCAGGACATACGGCCGATGCTGCTGCCGAAGAAAAACACAAAGGTACGGCTTGAGGCCCAGGAGCGCCTGGAACTCTGGATGGCGGCGGCCAATCTCGAGCGGCTGATGGTCAAGGACAAAATCGAACTGGGCCGACAGCTCTTATCTGAGCTTCACCCCAAAAAAACCAAACCCCAGCTTTTCTGGACCTTATCCCGGATCGGGGCCCGGGAAATGCTTTATGGCCCTGTGGATCGGGTGATTCCGCCGGATGAAGCGGCCGGCTGGATTAAAAAACTTTTGCAGACGGAATGGAAAAATCCCAGGCCCATTGGATCGGCGCTGACGCTCATGGCCCGAAAAACCGGAGACCGGGCGCGGGACATCCCGTCCGATTTTGAAGAACAAGTGGTCGATTATCTGACGCGGCATGAGATGACCGGGCAGATTCAACCCGTTACCCGCGTCATCTCCCTTGAAAAGCAGGATGAAACAGAAATCTTCGGGGAATCCCTGCCCAGCGGCATTGTGCTTCAGGCGTAG
- a CDS encoding glycerophosphodiester phosphodiesterase family protein — translation MSGISTTTDRQPPGEWIDRGAAFPWLIAHRGAMTEAPENTRAAFEKALSYPVDGIELDVQLSRDGVPVIFHDASLKKINGARKPVSAYTYSELCQMDWGGWFSNAYAGEPILTLEDTLNQFGRQSRLLIEIKADRANAGQTENCALAHQAVDLIQNIIPAERFEKIMVLSFDTDIIATAMRRAPQLTYGLNLKTEKFLPWNGPVNLYAASLPIHKISARFVAHCHSNGLKAMTYSCNTKATLDKALGMGTNVIMTDDPGSICLYMNRQKDEETVKEA, via the coding sequence ATGTCCGGGATATCAACAACTACTGACAGGCAGCCGCCTGGCGAGTGGATTGACCGCGGGGCAGCGTTTCCCTGGCTCATCGCGCATCGCGGGGCCATGACTGAGGCGCCGGAAAATACCCGGGCGGCATTTGAAAAGGCGCTTAGCTACCCTGTAGACGGCATTGAACTGGATGTGCAGCTGAGCCGGGATGGCGTGCCCGTCATTTTTCATGATGCGAGCCTTAAAAAAATTAACGGCGCCCGTAAACCGGTTTCCGCCTATACATATTCCGAGCTCTGCCAAATGGACTGGGGAGGCTGGTTTTCGAATGCCTATGCCGGGGAACCCATCCTTACCCTGGAAGATACGCTCAACCAGTTCGGCCGTCAGAGCCGGCTGCTGATTGAGATTAAAGCTGACAGGGCCAATGCCGGGCAAACAGAGAATTGCGCGCTGGCGCATCAAGCGGTCGACCTGATCCAAAACATCATCCCTGCTGAACGGTTTGAAAAAATAATGGTTCTGTCATTTGATACGGATATTATTGCCACGGCCATGCGGCGCGCCCCGCAGTTGACCTATGGGCTGAATCTGAAAACTGAAAAATTTTTACCATGGAATGGCCCGGTAAATCTTTATGCCGCCAGCCTGCCGATTCATAAAATATCTGCACGATTTGTGGCGCATTGCCATTCAAATGGATTAAAGGCCATGACCTATTCGTGCAACACCAAAGCTACTCTGGATAAGGCACTGGGCATGGGGACAAATGTCATCATGACCGATGATCCCGGCAGCATCTGTTTATATATGAACCGACAAAAAGATGAAGAAACGGTAAAGGAGGCTTAA
- a CDS encoding fibronectin type III domain-containing protein encodes MNRHMIAGILSGLFLMIPVIVHAADVPENISLSATRNTITVNWDGDSDADTYNIYWGTSATTLNQSASVEDPSTEYTISGLEEGTEYFIAVSSVDNNVESNRSPVQSISTGEDEQSPAVPTGFTLTNIIVTAPEMTNDMEFQWDANTASDLDHYNIYHGTTAGAHSNSMDVGDSTAATIEIQAGDTTTRYYFTITAVDESDNESDKAEEVIVDTLPDTRAPFKPDGISGALAGPDGIKISINSANEQMADFAGNNIYYGTASGQYDYSVDIGKAGSHVFTELPEDADTWYFTASAYDNAANESAKTDETSVRIEDISLFLNESGDYDGGCFIAGAGKSGRLPGLWTIIGSLLAAGLALSLGYLVKRLPAAGLILIVVVVGGGYSHAEQWQPTGNNTVGLTGGYYVAAESDYRDVYGKNSYPVSIFYDRFITEHISIEIESGYFQDSGDLLTASGESTDISAKIEMVPTAASIKFHFPIADYVTGYVGVGPDYWYVKEEPDDSSLMSSVEEWVGGYHGKIGFKFYNTDEDFKGTGALIETGYSSVDRMGDNDLDIGGWISEFGIFCQF; translated from the coding sequence ATGAACAGGCACATGATAGCCGGCATTCTGAGCGGCTTATTTCTGATGATTCCGGTTATAGTACATGCAGCGGATGTGCCGGAAAATATTTCGCTTTCTGCAACCCGAAATACCATAACAGTTAATTGGGATGGCGACTCTGACGCAGATACATATAATATTTACTGGGGTACCAGTGCCACAACCCTCAATCAAAGTGCATCAGTGGAAGATCCGAGCACCGAATACACCATTTCCGGGCTGGAAGAGGGGACGGAATATTTTATTGCCGTATCATCCGTTGATAATAATGTGGAAAGCAACCGCTCGCCGGTTCAATCCATCAGCACTGGCGAAGACGAACAGAGTCCGGCCGTGCCCACCGGGTTTACGCTAACCAACATTATTGTCACTGCCCCTGAAATGACAAATGACATGGAGTTTCAGTGGGACGCCAATACGGCATCGGATCTGGACCACTATAATATCTACCACGGCACCACGGCCGGCGCGCACAGCAACAGTATGGATGTGGGTGACAGCACGGCGGCGACAATAGAGATTCAGGCCGGCGACACGACCACCCGATATTACTTCACCATCACCGCGGTGGATGAGTCGGATAATGAGTCTGATAAAGCAGAGGAAGTGATTGTGGATACACTGCCGGACACCCGGGCACCGTTTAAACCGGACGGCATTTCCGGGGCTCTGGCCGGACCGGATGGAATTAAAATATCGATTAATTCGGCTAACGAACAAATGGCCGATTTTGCCGGTAATAACATCTATTACGGAACGGCCTCCGGTCAATATGATTACTCCGTAGACATCGGCAAAGCCGGCTCCCATGTATTTACCGAACTGCCCGAAGACGCCGATACCTGGTATTTTACCGCTTCAGCCTATGACAATGCCGCCAATGAGAGCGCCAAAACCGATGAAACATCGGTTAGGATTGAAGATATCAGCCTGTTTTTAAACGAATCCGGCGATTATGACGGCGGCTGCTTTATTGCCGGGGCCGGCAAGTCTGGCAGATTGCCAGGACTATGGACAATTATCGGCAGCCTGCTCGCTGCCGGACTGGCCCTATCCCTTGGTTATTTAGTAAAGCGGCTGCCCGCTGCCGGACTTATTTTAATTGTTGTGGTTGTGGGCGGCGGATATTCCCATGCCGAACAATGGCAGCCCACAGGCAATAATACGGTGGGCCTGACCGGCGGATACTATGTGGCGGCTGAATCCGATTACCGCGATGTGTATGGAAAAAACTCCTATCCGGTGAGCATTTTCTATGACCGATTCATCACCGAGCATATCTCAATTGAAATTGAAAGCGGCTATTTCCAGGATTCCGGTGATTTATTGACCGCATCCGGGGAGTCCACCGATATTTCAGCCAAAATCGAAATGGTCCCCACGGCCGCCTCCATTAAGTTCCATTTTCCCATCGCCGATTATGTGACGGGTTATGTGGGCGTGGGCCCGGATTACTGGTATGTTAAGGAGGAGCCGGATGACAGCTCTCTCATGTCCTCGGTTGAAGAATGGGTCGGTGGATATCACGGCAAAATCGGATTTAAATTCTATAACACAGACGAAGATTTTAAAGGCACCGGCGCGCTCATTGAAACCGGATACAGCAGTGTGGACCGGATGGGGGACAATGACTTGGATATTGGCGGATGGATAAGCGAATTCGGTATTTTCTGTCAGTTCTGA
- a CDS encoding histone deacetylase family protein: MKVVFDQAFYTVYTSDPAAEPGRIQAIVRALPTDITFVEPKPATYEEINLAHTADHIRIIQEQELYAMAALAAGGGIAAARLGLSEPAFGLIRPPGHHASADAAWGFCFFNNMAIALLALKTEQRIQSAYVLDIDLHYGDGTVNILGDADWVDILNPAKSSRTAYISEIESALASVDADIIGISAGFDNHIDDWGGLLATEDYHTIGRLVRDRAKQNNGGCFALLEGGYNHSVLGQNVTALINGMSQ; encoded by the coding sequence ATGAAGGTTGTTTTTGACCAGGCATTTTATACGGTTTATACATCCGATCCGGCAGCCGAGCCCGGCCGTATTCAAGCCATTGTCAGGGCTTTGCCAACTGATATCACCTTTGTTGAGCCCAAGCCGGCGACATATGAAGAGATCAATCTGGCCCATACGGCTGACCATATTCGCATTATTCAGGAGCAGGAACTCTATGCTATGGCGGCCCTGGCTGCCGGCGGTGGGATTGCCGCCGCCCGGCTCGGCCTGTCCGAGCCCGCTTTCGGACTGATTCGGCCGCCCGGCCATCATGCCTCAGCCGATGCTGCCTGGGGATTCTGCTTTTTTAATAACATGGCTATTGCTTTGCTCGCCCTTAAAACGGAACAGCGCATCCAATCCGCCTATGTACTGGATATCGATCTGCATTACGGTGATGGAACGGTTAATATACTGGGCGATGCGGACTGGGTCGATATTTTAAACCCGGCCAAAAGCTCCCGGACTGCCTACATTTCGGAAATTGAAAGTGCTTTGGCGTCGGTGGATGCGGATATCATCGGTATCTCCGCAGGTTTTGACAACCATATAGATGACTGGGGCGGCCTGCTGGCCACAGAAGACTACCACACCATCGGCCGGCTGGTCAGGGATCGGGCAAAACAGAATAACGGCGGCTGCTTTGCCCTGCTCGAGGGGGGCTATAACCATTCGGTCCTGGGACAGAACGTGACCGCATTGATCAACGGCATGTCCCAGTAG
- the ispF gene encoding 2-C-methyl-D-erythritol 2,4-cyclodiphosphate synthase, giving the protein MKIGLGYDVHAFAVGRPLILGGIKIPYDKGLAGHSDADVLVHAVCDALLGAAGMGDIGEHFPDSDSRYKDADSLNLLKETWRRIHPHHQTIINMDATIFAQAPKLSPYKTAMREKLAEVLALPADRINIKATTTERLGFIGKGEGIAAMCVVLID; this is encoded by the coding sequence GTGAAAATCGGGTTGGGCTATGATGTCCATGCGTTTGCCGTGGGCCGGCCCCTGATCCTTGGGGGTATTAAGATCCCCTATGATAAGGGCCTGGCCGGTCATTCGGATGCGGATGTGCTGGTGCATGCCGTATGTGACGCACTGCTGGGCGCGGCCGGAATGGGGGATATCGGCGAGCATTTTCCGGACAGCGATTCCCGTTATAAAGATGCCGACAGTTTGAATCTGCTCAAAGAAACCTGGCGGCGCATCCATCCCCACCATCAGACAATCATCAATATGGACGCCACCATCTTTGCCCAGGCGCCCAAGCTGAGTCCCTATAAAACGGCCATGCGCGAAAAGCTTGCCGAGGTGCTGGCCTTGCCCGCGGACCGCATCAACATCAAGGCCACAACCACTGAAAGGCTGGGTTTTATCGGCAAAGGAGAGGGGATCGCCGCCATGTGCGTTGTGTTGATTGATTGA
- the cysS gene encoding cysteine--tRNA ligase — translation MTIRVYNTLTRQKEPFEPMTPGRVRMYVCGPTVYDSCHIGHARSIVVFDVIYRYLMLRGYEVLYARNFTDVDDKIINRANELGISPAELAEKYIDEFHADMDALNVKRPDYEPKATEHIDQIIAVVERLIEKGYAYDAGGNVFFAVEKFATYGKLSGRKLSEMEAGARVEIDKQKRNPMDFVLWKASKPDEPAWDSPWGKGRPGWHIECSAMSADYLGESFDIHGGGKDLIFPHHENEIAQSEAAYGQSFVKYWIHNGFVDINHEKMSKSLGNFLMIKDILKTCHPEAIRLFLLSNHYRSPVDFTDQAIKEASSALDKIYTLLERIESTFAELPAAAGPGEETAFNGTDFWQSFCEAMDDDFNTAQGLGVIFDAVRQANRLLDEAPEDLAAQDKIRAICRDMLNIGNVLGLLAETPARYFEKQREVVLEQTSVDVETIEKLVKEREAARKARDFQAADRIRDQLKEMHIQLEDRPDGTIWRYAK, via the coding sequence ATGACAATCCGCGTTTACAATACCCTGACCCGGCAAAAAGAGCCTTTTGAACCCATGACACCAGGCCGCGTTCGCATGTATGTCTGCGGCCCCACGGTTTACGACTCTTGTCACATCGGCCATGCCCGATCCATTGTAGTCTTTGATGTGATTTACCGCTACCTCATGCTGCGGGGCTATGAAGTCCTCTATGCCAGAAATTTTACGGATGTGGATGATAAAATTATCAACCGGGCCAATGAACTGGGAATATCCCCTGCCGAGCTGGCTGAAAAATATATTGATGAATTCCATGCGGATATGGACGCGTTAAATGTCAAGCGGCCGGATTATGAGCCCAAAGCCACCGAGCATATTGATCAGATCATTGCGGTGGTAGAGCGCCTGATCGAAAAGGGATACGCCTATGATGCGGGCGGCAATGTGTTTTTTGCGGTTGAAAAATTTGCGACTTACGGCAAATTGTCCGGCCGAAAACTATCCGAGATGGAAGCCGGCGCCCGGGTGGAGATCGACAAGCAGAAACGCAATCCCATGGATTTCGTCCTCTGGAAGGCCTCTAAACCAGATGAGCCGGCATGGGACAGCCCTTGGGGCAAAGGCCGGCCGGGCTGGCATATTGAATGCTCGGCCATGAGCGCGGATTACCTGGGCGAGAGCTTTGATATTCACGGAGGCGGCAAGGATTTGATCTTTCCCCATCATGAAAACGAGATCGCCCAGTCAGAGGCCGCCTATGGGCAGTCGTTTGTAAAATATTGGATCCATAATGGGTTTGTGGATATCAACCATGAGAAGATGTCCAAGTCATTGGGCAACTTCCTGATGATCAAGGATATTCTAAAAACCTGCCATCCGGAGGCGATTCGGCTCTTTCTGCTTTCCAACCACTACCGTTCCCCGGTGGATTTCACGGACCAGGCTATAAAGGAGGCTTCGAGCGCGCTGGACAAAATCTATACCCTGCTGGAGCGGATTGAATCAACTTTTGCCGAACTGCCGGCAGCCGCCGGCCCCGGGGAGGAAACCGCATTTAATGGCACGGATTTCTGGCAGTCCTTCTGCGAGGCCATGGATGATGATTTTAACACCGCCCAGGGCCTGGGGGTGATTTTTGATGCGGTCCGGCAGGCCAACCGCCTGCTTGATGAAGCCCCTGAAGATCTTGCCGCACAGGACAAAATCCGCGCCATATGCCGGGATATGCTGAATATTGGCAATGTGCTGGGATTGCTTGCGGAAACCCCGGCCCGGTATTTTGAAAAACAGCGGGAAGTGGTATTGGAACAGACGTCCGTGGATGTTGAGACCATCGAAAAACTGGTCAAAGAGCGGGAAGCCGCCCGAAAGGCCAGAGACTTTCAAGCCGCCGACCGCATCCGCGACCAGCTCAAGGAAATGCATATCCAACTGGAGGACCGCCCGGACGGCACCATCTGGCGGTATGCCAAATAG